DNA sequence from the Salvia splendens isolate huo1 chromosome 19, SspV2, whole genome shotgun sequence genome:
CTAGCATCAacttaagaaattaaataatcGCAATTAAATCGTCCAAAATAAGTTTAGTCTAAATGAAACCATTAACCGAAACAATTTCAAATATAATTCcttaagaaaaaatatttcaacTCTCAGTCGCATTTGAATTGATCGATCAAGCCTCTCCTCGTATCCACATCCATGGTGCAGTTCATCGTCGCCTTCACTTTCCGCTTACTAACACTAATTCTACCATTCAAAACCACGTTGCTAGACAACGTCATCTTCCCTTCGCCTCCGACATCCTTGGATTCCGCCACCACCGTCACGTTCATCTTTTCAGTAGATCTCGCTTTCGCCCTTCCCGCCGGGATAACGGCGCCGGCGACGGAGTTGTTCCGGTAGAGAATGACGATCTTGCCCTCGGGGAACTTGAACTGCCCGAAATTGGGGTTTTTCAACGTCACCTCGCCGTTGAGCCTGATGCTGAACGACGTTGTGTTCAACGTTAGCCTTTCGACGGTTAGGGTTTGGAAGCGGAGTCTAGGGGGTGTTTTGTGCAACAAAGTTAGGAGGATTGTGACTATGATTATGGTTTGGATAGCTATTGCTTCAATGATATAGAATAGGAATTTTCCACTGTTTGTTGGGGTTTGTGGTTTTGTTTGTGGAGGCATTTTGGATTTTTTTGGGTAGGGATTTCTGTCTTGGATATTTGAAGATCCAAACGAAGGAAAGTATGTTGGAAAATGTTCGAAGATTGAGGATTAAGATAACTTTAATTAGCTTTAACTTTTTTGTTGGACCACAATAAACCAGTTTCCAAATCAAAGTATCTGTTTTACCTTATACTACTAAAATATTTTGTTCCATTAGGTTATTGTATGATTTGTATCCATGTTTCTAGgtctataattttaatttaagaaGGTTTTTGGTTGGATCGTTATTTAACAAACTTTAGAATTTAATTAACTAATCTTGTATTGAtagtttttcttttatttatattgaattTAATACCGTTGTAATATCGACTCAAGAatcatttgaaaaatgaaaactttGATAATATTTGCTATtatcaatttataattttttttcattgagTTGATATTGCAACTGAACTATATTCAATATAAATAGTATTATAAGACCTTATAAAGGATGATTCCCTATTTATGCCATGATCGTCATTTTATTGATGTAAGACTAGAAACATTTTCAATACAAAAAATGCTGCAATTGTGACTCGACAAATGACTCTTGCTAGCTTACTAACatcaataaataataaaaataaaataatcactCAAATATCCAAATCACTAATCACATATATTACATACCACACAACAAGGCAACAATATTCCAATCAAAAGTAaagttcatttttttaaatgaaaaaaaaaagaaaaagtaaatctAAAATAAACTAAGAAAAGCACAAGAATTTTAAATACAAAGCGGCAGTGTGCAATCCAATCTTCAATCGCATCTCAAATTCTGAACCACTCGAGTCTTGGTATCAACATCCATGGTGCAATCCATCGTCGCCGTCTTCTTCCTCTTGATAACGTTAAACAGATGAACCTTCCCTTCCACCGTCGCTTTACTACTCAACGTGATCTTACCGGAGCTCAAGTCGCCGCCCAAATTCCGATCATTCTTCGCCTCCACCGCCACCGTCACGTTGAGCTTCTCCGTATCCCGCGCCTTCGCCCGACCGCTGGGGATCCGAGAGGTGCCAACGCTGCTTCCCCGGTAGAGAAACGACACGGTGCTCTCGGGATATTTGAATTTCCCGAAATTCACGTTCTTCACCGCCACTTCTCCGGTGAGTCTAGCGTTGAATGACGCCGAGTTCGCCGTTAGACTGTCGACGGTGACGGAGCGGAAGCGGAGTTTGGGGGATTTTATGCGCATGAAGATGAGAACGAAGGCTACTATGATTAGGGTTTGGAGTAGGATTGCAAGGGCAATGTAGATTAAGCATCTTCTACGTTTTGCCGCGGGGTTTGGTGTGTTTGTTGGTGGAggcatttttaggattttttccTTTTAGGGGATGATTTGATGAATGATGAGTTTTGGGAGATGGAATGGGGAGGTGAGAGGGGTATGTCAATTTTATACCAAATGAAGAATGTTGGTGACTTGGTGTAATATTCTATGGAAAAGGGACAGCTAATTTGTTGTTTGCCCTAGTATATAGTACGCTTTAGCTTTGAGAAGGTTTGTAAACCAATTTGGGAGATAAAGTATCTTCCAATTTGGATGAGCATGGTGATTAAAATCAATTGCATCATTGTCCATGTTAAGTGTGACTTTAAAGTAGTACTTATTCAAGAGGCCTAATGTTGGGCATATGGCTATGCAATTAACTACGAGAAGAAGGACATGAATTTCCATGAAAGGAAAAGTTGTTAAAGGAGTCAAGTAAAAATTGGTGCGGGACCCACCCAAGGGACATATAAAGGGCGTGCATTGTGAATGACCTAAGAGAGGTTGAGAATTGAGAGTAGTATTCCAACTTATGGTTTTGAGGTGATCAACGTCTAGAATTAGCTATCTTCATTTCTTGTTTGGTAAATCTTGATCATGTGAGAATAAATATCTTCCTcctgtctcataaaaatagagaatttGGGAAAGAGATGAGTTTTAGTATTAGTAAAGTAGAAgggagatagaaaaaaaaattgattggaatattattagtaGAGAACACGGACAAACTCATTTTTAGGACCTACTCATTAGCAAGAAAAACATACTAAAAATAGGAATCGACTAAGTTTGGGGGAcaaatcaaaatgacaaaagtgaACTGTTTGTGGAGACCGGGGGGAGCacgtattttcttttatga
Encoded proteins:
- the LOC121779180 gene encoding uncharacterized protein LOC121779180, whose protein sequence is MPPQTKPQTPTNSGKFLFYIIEAIAIQTIIIVTILLTLLHKTPPRLRFQTLTVERLTLNTTSFSIRLNGEVTLKNPNFGQFKFPEGKIVILYRNNSVAGAVIPAGRAKARSTEKMNVTVVAESKDVGGEGKMTLSSNVVLNGRISVSKRKVKATMNCTMDVDTRRGLIDQFKCD
- the LOC121779181 gene encoding late embryogenesis abundant protein At1g64065-like, producing MPPPTNTPNPAAKRRRCLIYIALAILLQTLIIVAFVLIFMRIKSPKLRFRSVTVDSLTANSASFNARLTGEVAVKNVNFGKFKYPESTVSFLYRGSSVGTSRIPSGRAKARDTEKLNVTVAVEAKNDRNLGGDLSSGKITLSSKATVEGKVHLFNVIKRKKTATMDCTMDVDTKTRVVQNLRCD